DNA sequence from the Parachlamydia acanthamoebae genome:
AATTAAAGGAAAATCCACATAACCTGCCGCAATGCATGAAATGGCAGCAATATATAACCAATGTTTTTTGGTAAAGCCTTCCGTATTTAGATTGGGAGTCTCTTCCTCCATTTCTTCAGGATTTGGATACAAGAACCAGGTAGCGACTAACACACTTAATGCACACAGGGCGGGAATCAAAAGGACGGCGAAGCTGGCTTGATAGGTTCCTTGTAAATAAAGTACACCACTCACAATGAGTGGACCTGTAATCGCACCAATTTGATCCATGGCTTCATGCAAGCCAAACCCCCACCCTCTCCCTGTTTGTTTAGTGGCATAAGATAGAAGTGCATCTTTAGCCGGATTACGAATTGCTTTTCCAAATCGTTCTAATATCATCAAAGATGCCGCCAACGGCCAATTTCCAGCCAAAGCGATCAAGGGCACTGCTAAAAAATTGAGGAAGTATCCAATGAAAGTAATTGTCCAATACCGACCAGTTCTATCACTAATATATCCTGAAACAAGTCTAAATCCATATCCGATCAATTCTCCTGCACCTGCGACTGTTCCAACAACCGCCCCACTGGCCCCTAAAAGAGCCAGATATTGACCCGATATGCTGCGCGCGCCCTCGTAAGTCATATCAGCAAATAAGCTGATAAACCCAAAAAGAATTACAAAATGGATGGCCTTTTGTCTCGAAAAATTTTTAGTCATCTTGATCATTTTTCTTTTTTACTGCATCCGAAACTTTATCCACTAAATTTTTGCTATGCTCTTTAATTTTTTCGTACCAATGCTTGGCCCATACAAATTCTTTAGCAAGAATAGCCAACCCAATGGGAATCACAACAAATGCAGGGCCCGGTAAAACGAGCATGGCAATTCCGACTAAAAGAACGGTACTTCCGACCACCAAAGTTATAATCTTGCGGACTTGCCTCATGGTCACTTGAGACAAAGCCTCCTGCTCATTGGCTATGGGTGAAACTAAAGGAGCGGTATCTCTTCCTTGTGCAAATATCGATGCCAGAATACCTGTTAATAAAACTCCCCCAATCATTGCCAGAGAGACTCCAATTGGAATTTGATAATGATTCGCAATCAACATTTTCACACCAACAAAAGCCATTAAAAAAGCCAAACTAGCCTTCAGATAAGCAAATCTTTGCATCATGCTAGCTAAAGCAAAATAAAGTGAGCGCAAGCCCAAAATAGCAAATATATTTGAGGTAAACACAATGAATGGTTCTTTTGTAACGGCAAATATGGCAGGTATCGAATCAATCGCAAAAAGGACATCTGAGCTTTCAATCACTAGCAAAACAACAAACAAAGGAGTCATCTGCAAGCGACCTTCATTTCTAATAAAAAAGCGATCCTCATGAAAACCCGAAGTCATAGGGAAATAACGATAAGCAAGCCTCACCAGAGGATTATTCTGAGGTTCTAAATTGTCATGTCGAATAACAAGCATCTTGATAGCTGTGAAAATAAGGAAAGCACCAAACACATAGTTAATCCAGTGAAAGGTGGAAACAAGCGCGATTCCTCCTAAAATCATGATCAGACGAAGAAATAAAACGCCTAAAATCCCCCAAAATAACACCCGATGTTGGTAAATTAAGGGAACTTTAAAGTAACTAAAAACCAAGGCAATAATCACAATATTATCTAAGCTAAGCGACTTTTCAATCACATAACCCGCTAAAAATTGCAATGCAGCTTCTTGACCATCCAAAATGGTCTGTGAAGCATTGAGCCCCATACCAAACCAATGATTTTCGTAAAGAAAATAGATAAATAAATTGAAGGCAAGTGCTTGCATGATCCAAAAAAATGACCAAGCAAGTGCTTCACGTGTGCTCACAGCCCGTGGAGTTCGATGAAAAAACCCCAAATCCAAAACAAGCAGGAGAAGAATTAAACCAATAAAAGCAAGCCACAACCACGATTCCATGCTCATTCCTCTGCATATACCAATAAAATCGGAACATACACGTTCTTGGAATTCAAGGAAAGTTCACACAGAAGAACTACGATTTCTAAATGTTTTTAAAGTCGTAATGATATTTTGGGGTAAACATTTTTTTATTCTTTTAAATAAGTAAAATTCCCATGGCATAGACTTCCACGTTAACCAATCTCTAAATTGGTTCATGCGATAAAAGATGGGGCTCTTTTTTGATACGCTTGAAGGCCGGATGGATAAACAATCTTGAATGGCCCCTTCGACAAACGATTTGTAAGTATATAGACCTGACTCTACAACATCATGAAAAGCACGATCCGCCAATTCTTCTCTGACATCCTCTCGTTGAACCAATTCAAGGACTTCGTTAAGGTTGCTAAAATCTTTTTTCAACTCAAGATAATGAATACCAGGCTTTAAAATTCCTCCATAGGATCCTTCTACAAGAATTTGACAACACTTCGCTACACAAG
Encoded proteins:
- a CDS encoding TerC/Alx family metal homeostasis membrane protein → MESWLWLAFIGLILLLLVLDLGFFHRTPRAVSTREALAWSFFWIMQALAFNLFIYFLYENHWFGMGLNASQTILDGQEAALQFLAGYVIEKSLSLDNIVIIALVFSYFKVPLIYQHRVLFWGILGVLFLRLIMILGGIALVSTFHWINYVFGAFLIFTAIKMLVIRHDNLEPQNNPLVRLAYRYFPMTSGFHEDRFFIRNEGRLQMTPLFVVLLVIESSDVLFAIDSIPAIFAVTKEPFIVFTSNIFAILGLRSLYFALASMMQRFAYLKASLAFLMAFVGVKMLIANHYQIPIGVSLAMIGGVLLTGILASIFAQGRDTAPLVSPIANEQEALSQVTMRQVRKIITLVVGSTVLLVGIAMLVLPGPAFVVIPIGLAILAKEFVWAKHWYEKIKEHSKNLVDKVSDAVKKKNDQDD
- a CDS encoding MFS transporter — protein: MTKNFSRQKAIHFVILFGFISLFADMTYEGARSISGQYLALLGASGAVVGTVAGAGELIGYGFRLVSGYISDRTGRYWTITFIGYFLNFLAVPLIALAGNWPLAASLMILERFGKAIRNPAKDALLSYATKQTGRGWGFGLHEAMDQIGAITGPLIVSGVLYLQGTYQASFAVLLIPALCALSVLVATWFLYPNPEEMEEETPNLNTEGFTKKHWLYIAAISCIAAGYVDFPLIAFHFEKAALLPEVWIPVLFAIAMAADGISALICGYLYDKIGFSVLIGVSFIAAFFAPCVFLGGLSFIVLGAILWGIGLGAQESIVRAVIANMVRMNKRATAYGLMNIYFGIAWFLGSALMGLLYDRSLILLVAFSLIAQFAALPLFFAVKRTS